The following are from one region of the Fibrobacter sp. UWH6 genome:
- a CDS encoding phage tail tube protein, translating to MADFDDVGGVFELKVNGVLYNLKGQPTIELGGPTREPVLGPDGRLHGYKVVGNNPGKISGTITDTNSLDLVELQQLKDATVTVQKPNGKTVVLDHACFSIVASESGEEGEVSFEFQGPPAKEQK from the coding sequence ATGGCAGATTTTGATGATGTTGGTGGCGTGTTCGAACTCAAGGTGAACGGCGTCCTTTATAACCTGAAGGGCCAGCCCACCATTGAGCTTGGTGGACCTACCCGCGAACCTGTTCTGGGTCCCGATGGTCGCCTGCACGGTTACAAGGTTGTCGGCAATAACCCCGGAAAGATTTCTGGAACCATTACCGATACCAACAGTCTTGACCTGGTGGAACTCCAGCAGCTCAAGGATGCGACCGTCACCGTGCAGAAGCCCAACGGCAAGACCGTCGTTCTGGACCATGCCTGCTTCAGCATTGTAGCGAGCGAAAGTGGCGAAGAAGGCGAAGTTTCCTTTGAATTCCAGGGCCCTCCGGCTAAGGAACAGAAGTAA
- a CDS encoding phage portal protein — translation MRNFVALPSSADRDLALDLETLRLRSRQLFQNNTFSRAMIESFTTNVVGTGCKCRPTLRLMDVVGLNAEQAEKWCRKTQRLFELWAESKNCDAERKNNFAQLQHLAFKSAKIGGDSFGLACYDKKNSAFGLCIKILEADRCQNPLGSFDSDALVHGVEVDKSGMPTAFHFSSKPTWSIDSYTDTVDCVRIPAYDALGYPNVIHVMSVDRTDQRRGVPLLAPLIMQLKQLERYQDAELMAAVVSACVTAVVTSNNDEEADDMGADEGNSETDSYGNPVNGTAPSLELSMKPGGIWSLPNKYSASLLNTTRPNVNYQPFVESIFSEAGAAAGSSYEVILKNFHTSNYNAVRAAVLESRKTFNRMRNDFISDFCQPIYEKWLAQAILTGLIDAPGFFDDPMKRAAWCGCRWISDAAFLLDPLKETQAIKMQIDEQLMDRDTACAMVNGGEYDVVTDQLAKELNMRKAKGLGEPGSVTKTESFSVSTDDTNESSLN, via the coding sequence TTGCGAAATTTTGTTGCGCTTCCGAGTTCTGCTGACCGTGATTTGGCCTTGGACCTGGAAACACTTCGTTTGCGTAGCCGCCAGCTTTTCCAGAACAACACTTTCAGTCGCGCGATGATTGAAAGTTTTACCACCAATGTTGTTGGTACTGGCTGTAAGTGCCGTCCTACTCTTCGTTTGATGGATGTGGTTGGGCTAAATGCGGAACAGGCCGAAAAATGGTGCCGAAAGACGCAACGTCTTTTTGAACTTTGGGCTGAATCAAAAAACTGTGATGCAGAGCGCAAGAATAACTTTGCTCAACTTCAGCATCTTGCTTTCAAGTCAGCAAAGATTGGTGGTGACAGCTTCGGTCTTGCTTGCTATGACAAGAAAAATTCCGCATTTGGTCTTTGCATTAAAATCCTTGAAGCGGATCGTTGCCAAAATCCATTGGGTTCTTTTGATTCCGATGCTCTTGTTCATGGAGTAGAAGTTGATAAGAGTGGCATGCCGACTGCATTTCATTTTTCTTCTAAACCTACATGGAGTATTGACTCTTATACTGATACAGTTGATTGTGTTCGTATTCCTGCTTACGATGCACTCGGTTATCCGAATGTGATTCACGTTATGTCTGTTGACCGTACAGACCAACGTCGCGGCGTTCCTTTGCTGGCTCCTTTAATTATGCAGCTAAAGCAGTTGGAACGTTATCAGGACGCTGAACTTATGGCTGCTGTGGTCAGTGCTTGCGTTACTGCTGTCGTTACCAGCAATAATGACGAAGAAGCGGACGATATGGGCGCTGACGAGGGAAACTCGGAAACAGATTCTTACGGAAATCCTGTGAATGGAACGGCGCCTTCGCTTGAACTGTCGATGAAACCTGGTGGAATTTGGTCTTTGCCGAACAAGTACAGTGCAAGTCTGCTGAATACGACTCGGCCGAATGTAAACTATCAGCCGTTTGTTGAGTCCATTTTTAGTGAAGCTGGTGCTGCGGCGGGTTCGAGCTATGAGGTGATTTTAAAGAATTTCCATACGTCAAATTATAACGCAGTTCGTGCAGCGGTCCTTGAGAGCCGAAAGACATTCAACCGCATGCGAAATGACTTTATTTCGGATTTTTGTCAGCCCATTTATGAAAAATGGCTTGCACAAGCAATCCTAACGGGTCTTATTGACGCTCCTGGTTTCTTTGATGATCCGATGAAACGCGCCGCATGGTGTGGATGTCGTTGGATTTCTGATGCTGCTTTCCTTTTGGATCCGCTTAAGGAGACCCAGGCAATCAAGATGCAGATTGACGAACAGCTTATGGATCGTGATACAGCTTGCGCTATGGTCAATGGCGGCGAATACGATGTGGTTACGGACCAGCTTGCTAAGGAACTGAATATGCGCAAGGCAAAGGGTCTTGGCGAACCTGGTAGCGTAACTAAGACTGAAAGTTTCTCTGTATCGACTGATGATACGAACGAAAGTTCTTTGAACTAG
- a CDS encoding phage terminase large subunit family protein → MVDASVSMSPTLQANINHVAENILAGLRPPPDMTISQWAEKNRILAGTASSEPGRWRNERTPYLVEIMDELSPQSPATDVVFMKGSQIGGTEVLINTALYYIKHCPSPIGQFQTTEQTAKRFLKQRINPAIAAMGMSDLFYGDEMYIKEFPGGVLTTGWSNSPSNFRSAPFRIFLGDEVSEWPKDCGGQGDPCELGRRRTTNFPRRKLFWNSTPGTEGDCRITEMFYQGDQRHYQVPCPHCGELHKWEWANIVWDCDSEGRNLPQTVRTKCPHCGEEYGEHHKTELMNLGQWVKENPDGEFPSFHINALYSPLGWYSWEKAVIDFLNAKGDVNKMKSFVNNVLGEAWSLEDGKVIDPNGLMTRCEDYEAEVPEGAVVLTAGVDVQDDRLEVEVVGWGKGLENWGITNKVLVGNPAEPAVWEALDSVLMAPYGNVFDENLYVAATLIDSGGHHTADVYNYTAKRERRNVYACVGKSGLARPLVTRPQRTKKSALHNATLVTVGVDIAKDQFYDWLSIEQAGPGFCHFPNKPEEYNKEFFAQLTAEKRYKKWVRGSQVWGYKKIRPRNEALDKRNYARGALQLTGIDVDKFAAAGKKFLRNVSAGPVRRKKQIREISGGMKL, encoded by the coding sequence ATGGTTGATGCAAGCGTCAGCATGTCGCCTACACTCCAGGCGAATATCAACCATGTGGCCGAGAACATCTTGGCCGGTCTTCGACCGCCCCCTGACATGACCATCAGCCAGTGGGCTGAAAAGAACCGTATTCTCGCGGGAACTGCATCAAGCGAACCTGGTAGATGGCGAAACGAAAGAACGCCTTACCTGGTGGAAATTATGGACGAACTCTCGCCGCAAAGCCCAGCCACGGACGTGGTCTTTATGAAGGGCTCCCAGATCGGTGGAACCGAAGTCCTTATCAATACGGCGCTCTATTACATTAAGCATTGTCCGTCGCCAATCGGTCAATTCCAGACCACGGAACAGACTGCCAAGAGATTCTTGAAGCAGCGTATCAACCCGGCTATTGCGGCCATGGGCATGAGCGACCTGTTCTATGGCGACGAAATGTACATCAAGGAATTTCCTGGCGGTGTGCTGACAACAGGCTGGAGTAACAGCCCGTCAAACTTCCGTTCGGCACCTTTCCGGATTTTCCTTGGAGACGAAGTTTCTGAATGGCCAAAGGACTGTGGCGGGCAGGGCGACCCTTGCGAGCTCGGGCGCCGAAGAACCACCAACTTTCCGCGGCGCAAACTTTTCTGGAATTCCACGCCTGGAACCGAAGGCGACTGCCGCATTACCGAAATGTTCTACCAGGGCGACCAGAGGCATTACCAGGTGCCGTGCCCCCATTGTGGCGAACTCCATAAATGGGAATGGGCGAACATCGTTTGGGACTGCGATTCCGAAGGACGGAACCTGCCGCAGACCGTGCGCACGAAGTGTCCTCATTGTGGCGAGGAATACGGTGAACACCACAAAACGGAACTGATGAATTTGGGCCAGTGGGTCAAGGAAAATCCGGATGGAGAATTCCCTAGCTTCCACATTAACGCCCTGTATTCTCCGCTTGGCTGGTACTCCTGGGAAAAGGCTGTTATCGACTTCTTGAACGCCAAGGGCGATGTCAACAAAATGAAGTCCTTCGTCAACAATGTGCTTGGCGAAGCGTGGAGCCTTGAAGACGGCAAGGTTATAGATCCGAACGGCCTAATGACCCGCTGCGAAGATTACGAAGCCGAAGTTCCCGAAGGTGCCGTTGTCCTTACCGCGGGCGTTGACGTTCAGGATGACCGCTTGGAAGTGGAAGTTGTCGGCTGGGGCAAGGGCCTTGAAAACTGGGGCATTACAAACAAGGTTCTTGTGGGGAACCCGGCGGAGCCTGCTGTTTGGGAGGCTCTGGATTCTGTGCTGATGGCTCCCTATGGGAACGTGTTTGACGAAAATCTTTATGTTGCGGCAACCCTTATAGACTCAGGTGGCCACCATACCGCCGATGTTTACAACTACACCGCGAAAAGGGAACGGCGAAACGTTTATGCCTGCGTCGGTAAGAGTGGCCTTGCAAGGCCCCTTGTGACACGTCCACAGCGAACAAAAAAGAGTGCGCTGCATAACGCCACCCTTGTGACCGTTGGCGTGGATATTGCCAAGGACCAGTTCTACGATTGGCTCTCCATTGAACAGGCTGGCCCAGGATTCTGCCATTTCCCAAACAAGCCCGAGGAATACAACAAGGAATTCTTTGCCCAGCTGACCGCCGAAAAACGCTACAAGAAATGGGTGAGGGGTAGCCAGGTTTGGGGCTACAAGAAAATACGCCCGCGAAACGAAGCCCTGGATAAGCGCAACTATGCCAGAGGCGCTCTGCAATTGACGGGCATTGACGTTGACAAGTTTGCTGCTGCTGGCAAGAAATTCCTCCGGAACGTGAGCGCAGGACCCGTCCGCAGGAAAAAACAAATACGAGAAATTTCGGGAGGAATGAAGCTATGA
- a CDS encoding phage tail assembly protein, with product MDYTLIVPVQKVGGEKIETVTVKESYTGRDTKAIGNSGGEGSAMIALVVAATGLSENTVLNMDARDVRKIVGIAKNFLADGEA from the coding sequence ATGGACTATACGCTGATTGTTCCCGTTCAGAAGGTGGGCGGCGAAAAGATTGAAACCGTAACCGTCAAGGAATCCTATACGGGTCGTGATACCAAGGCAATCGGCAATTCCGGGGGAGAAGGTTCCGCCATGATTGCTCTGGTGGTTGCTGCTACGGGCCTTAGTGAAAATACCGTACTCAATATGGACGCCCGTGATGTCAGGAAAATCGTGGGGATTGCTAAGAATTTTTTAGCGGATGGCGAGGCTTAA
- a CDS encoding major capsid protein, which produces MSGELNLDSRYELTKLTSENFKPSQFLRRMCAVELHKTKTLILQQNKKTHLIASYVADDDENGKALARDGFERLVVTAPTVHPWRDLSKRDVETAAKADGIVTYGGQESSEKIKFQSLMNDALELRQSIERREEQQIVEAITTGKVDVKVDDNLMRTINLNIPSANLSPAASGDKFDANGSNPILYLLNQKRLVSKNGGGNVGLTIMGNDAFDAFIQNDAVKEYMDKRNMMFGEIEPKDTDPEGITRSAHILGMDIITYDEFFYDGKQKKDLDLIPKDSIIMIGNGAGFKMHYGAIADGTDGTLNVCQSYVYTWIKNGKSKILEEESSPLFVPMNGAAIISRKVV; this is translated from the coding sequence ATGTCTGGTGAACTCAATCTTGATTCTCGCTACGAGCTGACCAAGCTTACCAGCGAAAACTTTAAGCCTTCTCAGTTCCTTCGCCGTATGTGCGCTGTTGAACTGCACAAGACTAAGACTCTTATTCTTCAGCAGAATAAGAAGACCCATCTCATTGCTTCCTATGTTGCCGATGATGACGAAAATGGCAAGGCTCTTGCCCGTGATGGCTTTGAACGCCTTGTGGTGACTGCTCCTACCGTGCATCCGTGGCGCGATCTTTCCAAGCGCGATGTCGAAACTGCTGCTAAGGCAGACGGTATTGTTACCTATGGTGGCCAGGAAAGTTCTGAAAAGATTAAGTTCCAGAGCTTGATGAATGACGCTCTCGAACTTCGTCAGTCTATCGAACGTCGTGAAGAACAGCAGATTGTTGAAGCGATCACTACTGGTAAGGTTGATGTTAAGGTTGACGACAATCTGATGCGAACCATCAACCTGAACATCCCTTCTGCAAACCTTTCTCCCGCAGCTTCTGGTGATAAGTTTGATGCAAATGGTTCCAATCCGATTCTCTATCTTCTGAACCAGAAGCGTCTGGTCTCGAAGAATGGTGGTGGCAATGTCGGTTTGACCATCATGGGTAACGATGCTTTCGACGCTTTCATCCAGAATGATGCAGTCAAGGAATACATGGACAAGCGTAACATGATGTTCGGCGAAATTGAACCGAAGGACACCGATCCGGAAGGCATTACTCGTTCCGCTCACATCCTTGGCATGGACATCATTACCTACGATGAATTCTTCTATGACGGAAAGCAGAAGAAGGACCTGGACTTGATTCCCAAGGATTCCATTATCATGATTGGTAATGGTGCTGGCTTCAAGATGCATTACGGCGCTATCGCAGATGGTACCGACGGCACCCTGAATGTGTGCCAGTCTTACGTTTACACCTGGATTAAGAACGGCAAGTCCAAGATTCTTGAAGAAGAATCCAGCCCGTTGTTTGTCCCGATGAACGGTGCCGCAATCATTTCTCGTAAGGTTGTGTAA
- a CDS encoding S49 family peptidase has translation MNFLAKFIGTKWAMRSEDASILASSRLRFTEDEDGRFRFRKESGELDIVNAVEHRDDGIAVIKIDGSLMYRGEDAFWWGCDSYDSIQAAFDECLADDNVKGIVFDINSPGGEVNGCADLGNRIFEARGKKPYGIVARTGGMMCSAAYWIGSSCEKVFCADNGTLGSIGVLCSFSKWSEDLIKTQVVVSDLSPDKAATPDTPEGLALIKKELNDLASVFIETVARNRETTYQDVLNNYGKGAVFIGADAVKAGLADGVISLDALCKQMAQGSLSIGGGVMATENKKSAPAASAEGVDLEAIKAQAIADYKARVASFEAAFAGVEISAEDKKNFMEDESKTVADANAFALSKAKDQIKAMAEKIEAVANERDEFKAKAETAPSAASEKDRAISALEKSAADANSVTPDGEKEKTSASKHSDWAKEAADKFYKKG, from the coding sequence ATGAATTTTTTGGCGAAGTTTATCGGTACAAAGTGGGCTATGCGCTCCGAAGATGCTTCTATCCTGGCGTCTTCCCGCCTGCGATTTACCGAAGATGAAGACGGACGCTTTAGATTTCGCAAGGAAAGTGGCGAACTTGATATTGTGAACGCTGTCGAACATCGTGACGACGGGATTGCCGTCATTAAAATTGACGGTTCTCTGATGTATCGCGGTGAAGATGCGTTCTGGTGGGGCTGCGATTCTTACGATTCTATTCAGGCTGCTTTCGATGAATGTCTTGCAGATGATAACGTCAAGGGAATTGTCTTTGACATCAATTCTCCGGGTGGTGAAGTCAATGGCTGTGCTGACCTTGGTAATCGAATTTTTGAAGCCCGCGGTAAAAAGCCGTATGGCATTGTTGCTCGCACCGGTGGCATGATGTGTTCTGCCGCCTATTGGATTGGGTCTAGTTGTGAAAAAGTTTTTTGTGCTGACAATGGCACTCTTGGTTCTATTGGCGTACTGTGTAGCTTCTCGAAGTGGAGCGAGGATTTGATCAAGACGCAGGTAGTTGTTTCTGACCTGTCTCCCGATAAAGCTGCAACGCCCGATACTCCCGAAGGCTTGGCTCTGATCAAGAAAGAACTGAACGATCTTGCCAGCGTATTTATTGAAACGGTTGCCCGCAATCGTGAAACTACTTACCAGGATGTACTCAACAATTACGGTAAAGGTGCCGTGTTTATCGGTGCCGATGCTGTAAAGGCTGGTCTTGCAGACGGCGTGATTTCCCTGGACGCTCTCTGTAAACAAATGGCTCAGGGAAGTCTATCTATTGGAGGTGGCGTAATGGCTACTGAAAACAAAAAGTCTGCTCCCGCAGCAAGTGCTGAAGGCGTGGATCTGGAAGCTATCAAGGCTCAGGCCATTGCTGATTACAAGGCCCGTGTAGCTTCCTTCGAAGCTGCTTTTGCGGGTGTTGAAATCTCTGCAGAAGACAAGAAAAACTTTATGGAAGACGAATCCAAGACCGTCGCTGACGCGAATGCATTTGCACTTTCCAAGGCAAAGGATCAGATTAAGGCCATGGCCGAAAAGATTGAAGCCGTTGCCAATGAACGTGACGAATTCAAGGCTAAGGCTGAAACAGCTCCGTCTGCCGCATCTGAAAAGGACCGTGCGATTTCCGCTCTTGAAAAGAGCGCCGCTGACGCAAACAGCGTGACTCCGGATGGCGAAAAGGAAAAAACTTCTGCTTCTAAGCATTCCGATTGGGCCAAGGAAGCTGCAGACAAATTCTACAAAAAGGGGTAA